A region of Porites lutea chromosome 13, jaPorLute2.1, whole genome shotgun sequence DNA encodes the following proteins:
- the LOC140922791 gene encoding short-chain-enoyl-CoA hydratase-like — protein sequence MAYEGYTTFKVEIKDGVAWVTFDFPPVNVQGKPMLDDLNRLAEALEPDRSVKVVVFQSAHPDIFVCHADIDMLCEIPASERSIDDPLLYLQEVLQRISELPQATIAKVEGMARGGGHEFMLACDMRFAARGKAVFMQMEVGMGIVPCGGGTQRMARQVGMGRAMEIILGAHDFDADLAERYGTINRALDPDEIGPFVEELANRIAKFPAGSITACKRCVLSAVETPIGEGLKIEAYQLGQAMSQTPGAKRFAYGKEQGIQNDLETQKNWDKGVMDIQSVQ from the coding sequence ATGGCATACGAAGGATACACAACTTTTAAGGTGGAGATTAAAGATGGCGTCGCCTGGGTCACATTTGATTTTCCACCAGTGAATGTCCAAGGGAAACCCATGCTTGATGATCTCAATCGTTTGGCCGAGGCCTTGGAACCTGATCGTTCTGTGAAAGTTGTAGTGTTTCAGTCTGCTCATCCAGATATATTTGTCTGTCATGCTGATATCGATATGCTGTGTGAGATCCCAGCCAGTGAACGTTCCATTGATGACCCTTTGTTATACCTACAAGAGGTGTTACAGCGAATCAGTGAACTCCCCCAAGCTACAATCGCCAAGGTGGAGGGAATGGCACGTGGTGGCGGACACGAGTTTATGTTGGCTTGCGACATGCGTTTCGCTGCTCGAGGGAAGGCTGTGTTTATGCAGATGGAAGTGGGGATGGGCATTGTGCCGTGTGGTGGTGGAACACAGCGCATGGCGCGCCAAGTCGGTATGGGTCGGGCCATGGAGATCATTCTCGGGGCTCATGACTTCGATGCTGACCTTGCAGAGCGCTATGGAACTATCAACCGAGCTTTGGACCCTGACGAGATCGGGCCGTTTGTAGAAGAGTTGGCCAATCGTATTGCAAAGTTTCCGGCTGGTTCAATCACGGCCTGCAAACGATGCGTTTTGAGTGCTGTGGAGACTCCAATTGGAGAAGGGTTGAAGATCGAGGCCTATCAGCTTGGACAAGCCATGTCGCAGACCCCTGGTGCTAAAAGGTTTGCCTATGGAAAAGAACAAGGTATCCAGAATGATCTGGAAACTCAAAAGAATTGGGACAAGGGAGTAATGGACATTCAGTCTGTGCAATAA